One Blastopirellula marina genomic window carries:
- the pckA gene encoding phosphoenolpyruvate carboxykinase (ATP), which produces MSKIDLKGLGIEVEDVRRNMPPCVLYEEAIRDEDDAAIADSGALLAYSGAKTGRSPKDKRVVECDQSKDDVWWGPINIPIEDQIYRINLERAKDYLNTRKKLYVIDAFAGWDPKYRLKIRVICSRPYHALFMYTMLIRPTQAELAAFGEPDVVIYNAGRFPANRHTPGMTSKTSVDVNLEDREMVILGTEYAGEMKKGVFTMMNYYMPKQGVLSMHCSATCAPDSDRSSILFGLSGTGKTTLSADPNRLLIGDDEHCWSDDGIFNIEGGCYAKAIDLTPDNEPEIFQALRFGAVLENVVYDQEDHHVDFHDTSITQNTRGAYPIEFIRNAKIPCIAGHPSDVIFLTCDAFGVLPPVSKLTPAQAMYHFISGYTAKIAGTEMGVTEPQATFSPCFGGPFLVWHPGKYAELLAEKLEKHNANVWLVNTGWTGGAYGDGTRIKLKFTRAIVDAIHDGNLASAPTEADPVFGFEVVTECPDVPAEILVPKQTWKDADAYHKTASMLASLFTENFQKYASGVSEEVRQSGPVAKSATTG; this is translated from the coding sequence ATGAGCAAGATCGATTTAAAAGGACTGGGAATCGAAGTTGAAGATGTTCGTCGGAATATGCCACCTTGCGTTCTCTATGAAGAGGCAATTCGTGACGAAGACGACGCCGCCATCGCCGATTCTGGTGCCCTGCTAGCCTACAGTGGTGCGAAAACGGGCCGTTCTCCTAAGGACAAACGGGTTGTCGAGTGCGACCAATCGAAGGACGATGTCTGGTGGGGACCGATCAATATTCCGATCGAAGACCAGATCTACCGCATCAATCTCGAGCGGGCCAAGGACTACCTGAACACGCGTAAAAAGCTGTACGTGATCGATGCCTTCGCAGGCTGGGATCCGAAGTACCGATTGAAGATTCGCGTGATCTGCTCGCGACCGTATCACGCGTTGTTTATGTACACGATGCTGATTCGTCCAACCCAGGCCGAACTGGCGGCGTTTGGCGAGCCTGACGTGGTGATCTACAACGCGGGCCGCTTCCCAGCCAACCGTCACACGCCTGGGATGACCTCGAAGACGAGCGTCGACGTCAACCTGGAAGACCGCGAAATGGTGATCCTGGGGACGGAATACGCCGGCGAAATGAAGAAGGGCGTCTTCACGATGATGAACTACTACATGCCGAAGCAGGGAGTCCTGTCGATGCATTGTAGTGCGACCTGTGCCCCCGATTCCGACCGAAGCAGCATCTTGTTCGGGCTTTCTGGAACGGGCAAAACGACTCTCTCGGCCGATCCCAATCGCCTGCTGATTGGCGACGACGAGCATTGCTGGAGCGACGACGGAATCTTCAACATCGAAGGTGGTTGCTACGCCAAAGCAATCGACCTGACGCCAGATAACGAGCCAGAGATCTTCCAGGCATTGCGTTTTGGGGCGGTGCTGGAGAATGTGGTTTACGACCAGGAAGATCACCACGTCGACTTCCACGATACCAGCATCACGCAAAATACACGTGGTGCTTATCCGATCGAATTCATTCGTAATGCGAAAATTCCGTGTATCGCTGGACATCCAAGTGATGTGATCTTCCTCACCTGCGACGCATTCGGAGTATTGCCGCCTGTTAGCAAGCTGACGCCTGCCCAAGCGATGTATCACTTCATCAGCGGATATACGGCCAAGATTGCAGGCACGGAAATGGGCGTGACCGAACCGCAAGCGACCTTCAGTCCTTGCTTTGGTGGTCCGTTCCTCGTCTGGCATCCTGGCAAATATGCCGAGCTGCTTGCTGAGAAGCTCGAGAAGCACAACGCCAACGTGTGGCTGGTGAATACTGGCTGGACGGGAGGTGCCTACGGCGACGGAACGCGGATCAAATTGAAGTTCACCCGAGCGATCGTCGATGCGATTCACGACGGAAACCTGGCTTCTGCACCGACCGAGGCTGACCCGGTGTTTGGTTTCGAGGTGGTAACCGAATGCCCCGATGTGCCGGCTGAGATCCTGGTTCCCAAGCAAACCTGGAAAGATGCCGACGCGTATCACAAGACCGCTTCGATGCTGGCGTCACTATTTACTGAGAATTTCCAGAAGTACGCATCGGGCGTTTCCGAGGAAGTTCGTCAGTCAGGCCCAGTCGCGAAATCAGCTACGACCGGGTGA
- a CDS encoding sulfatase, with product MITRTYLFLAVIVAATTLAPQAANAAEESKRPNFVFFLVDDLGWADLSCFGSTYHESPNIDALAASGMQFNQAYAACPVCSPTRASILTGRHPVRVDITDWIPGNRGIGKFLTVQDRDNLALDEVTIAEVLKGAGYQTFFAGKWHLGDEGHYPTDQGFDFNIGGNHAGSPPGGYYAPWKNPTLEAKEDGEYLTERLTHESIHFLETRDQAKPFFLYLSYYNVHSPITPYKKRVEHFREKAEATIEGKTPTIVEHHGVSRARQDDPAYASMIAAVDQSVGDVLAKIDELKLQDNTVVCFFSDNGGLCTLRRPGPTSNLPLRSGKGWLYEGGVRSPMIVRAPGITKPGTVSEAAVVSTDFFPTMLELAGLPLQPKLHADGQSLVSLLSGEGEQAERTLYWHYPHYHGSTWTPGASIRDGDWKLIEFYEYDEVELYNLADDPGEQNDLSQSQPEKTSQLREKLHAWQKEMNAKMPQPNPEYKPAAK from the coding sequence GTGATCACTCGAACTTACCTCTTTCTCGCCGTAATAGTCGCCGCTACGACACTCGCCCCTCAAGCGGCCAATGCCGCTGAGGAATCTAAGCGACCTAACTTTGTCTTCTTTCTCGTCGACGATTTGGGCTGGGCCGATCTCTCCTGTTTCGGCAGCACATATCACGAATCGCCCAACATCGACGCGCTGGCCGCCAGCGGCATGCAGTTCAATCAAGCCTACGCCGCTTGCCCCGTTTGTTCGCCGACGCGGGCTTCGATTCTAACTGGTCGCCACCCCGTGCGTGTCGATATTACCGACTGGATCCCTGGTAATCGCGGAATCGGCAAGTTCTTAACAGTTCAAGATCGAGACAATCTGGCCCTCGATGAAGTCACCATTGCGGAAGTTTTGAAAGGGGCAGGGTACCAGACTTTCTTCGCCGGCAAATGGCATCTCGGGGACGAGGGGCATTACCCAACCGATCAAGGCTTCGACTTCAACATTGGCGGCAATCATGCTGGCTCGCCTCCCGGTGGCTACTATGCACCTTGGAAGAACCCGACCCTCGAAGCCAAAGAAGATGGCGAGTATCTGACCGAACGATTGACCCACGAATCGATTCACTTCCTCGAAACACGCGATCAGGCCAAGCCGTTCTTTTTGTATCTTTCGTACTACAACGTTCACTCGCCTATCACGCCGTACAAAAAGCGGGTCGAACACTTCCGTGAAAAAGCGGAAGCGACGATCGAAGGGAAGACACCAACCATCGTCGAGCATCACGGTGTCTCTCGTGCTCGACAGGACGACCCAGCGTACGCCTCGATGATTGCGGCCGTCGATCAAAGTGTGGGAGATGTACTCGCGAAGATCGATGAGTTGAAACTACAAGACAACACCGTCGTCTGTTTCTTCTCCGACAATGGGGGACTCTGCACGCTAAGACGTCCAGGGCCGACCAGCAATCTGCCTCTGCGAAGCGGCAAAGGTTGGCTGTATGAAGGAGGGGTCCGCAGTCCGATGATTGTGCGGGCTCCTGGTATAACGAAGCCAGGCACCGTTTCCGAGGCCGCGGTCGTCAGCACTGACTTCTTTCCGACGATGCTCGAACTAGCCGGCTTACCACTGCAACCAAAGTTGCACGCTGACGGTCAATCGTTGGTGTCCCTACTTAGCGGGGAAGGGGAGCAAGCGGAACGCACCCTCTATTGGCACTATCCACACTATCATGGATCGACCTGGACTCCGGGCGCTTCGATCCGTGATGGGGATTGGAAGCTGATCGAGTTCTACGAGTACGACGAAGTGGAACTGTATAACCTGGCGGACGATCCTGGCGAGCAGAACGATCTGAGCCAGTCACAACCGGAAAAGACCTCCCAACTTCGCGAGAAGCTACATGCTTGGCAAAAAGAGATGAACGCGAAGATGCCTCAACCCAATCCAGAATACAAACCTGCTGCAAAATAG
- a CDS encoding MFS transporter produces MLNSKVIGLSVMMFLQFFVWGAWYVTVGNFMKANGMVDQISWAYTVAPIAAIISPFFLGFIADRYFASERVLGSLHLLGAVAMLAAPFTATISPTAFILTLLVHVLCYMPTLGLTNTLAFHNIDDQETQFPIIRVFGTIGWIVANLTVSAVFGADDTATQFYITSVAGVALGIFSFFLPHTPPPSAGKAVTFREIVGADTLSMMKEPSFFIFILGSFLICIPLAAYYAFAPVFVGHVGFDKPGSWMSMGQGSEIIFMLLMPLFFARLGVKWMLFVGMAAWVLRYGFFAAAEGMDGSLPYGLVIGGILLHGICYDFFFVTGFIYTDKKCTKETRGQAQGFLVLVTQGLGLGIGAQIMGWLFSSLTEVNPATEESVTNWQMLWLIPCIASGIVMLVFGLLFNDKVDTDEEETGYGTDEAPANEPSH; encoded by the coding sequence ATGCTGAATTCCAAGGTCATCGGTTTATCGGTGATGATGTTCCTCCAATTCTTTGTTTGGGGGGCGTGGTATGTGACGGTCGGTAACTTTATGAAAGCGAACGGAATGGTGGACCAGATTAGCTGGGCCTACACCGTTGCACCGATCGCTGCGATCATCTCGCCGTTCTTTCTGGGATTCATCGCCGACCGTTACTTCGCATCGGAACGTGTGCTGGGTTCGTTGCATCTGTTGGGTGCCGTCGCGATGCTCGCTGCTCCGTTCACGGCAACAATCAGCCCGACCGCATTTATCTTGACGCTTTTGGTTCACGTGCTTTGTTACATGCCAACGCTTGGGCTAACGAACACCTTGGCGTTTCACAACATTGACGATCAAGAGACACAGTTCCCGATCATTCGCGTGTTCGGAACAATCGGTTGGATCGTGGCTAACTTGACCGTCAGTGCTGTATTCGGAGCTGACGATACGGCGACGCAGTTCTATATCACGAGCGTAGCTGGCGTGGCGTTGGGTATCTTCAGCTTCTTCCTGCCGCACACGCCTCCTCCCTCTGCCGGCAAGGCGGTTACGTTCCGCGAGATCGTGGGCGCCGATACGTTGTCGATGATGAAAGAGCCTTCGTTCTTCATCTTTATCCTGGGATCGTTCCTGATTTGTATTCCGTTAGCAGCCTACTACGCATTCGCGCCAGTCTTCGTCGGACATGTTGGTTTCGATAAGCCAGGTAGCTGGATGTCGATGGGCCAAGGTTCGGAGATCATCTTCATGCTGTTGATGCCACTGTTCTTCGCTCGCTTGGGCGTGAAGTGGATGTTGTTTGTTGGCATGGCGGCTTGGGTGCTGCGATATGGTTTCTTTGCAGCTGCCGAAGGAATGGACGGCTCCCTGCCGTACGGTTTGGTCATCGGTGGTATCTTGCTGCACGGTATCTGCTACGACTTCTTCTTCGTGACCGGGTTTATCTATACGGACAAGAAGTGCACGAAAGAAACTCGCGGTCAGGCACAAGGATTCCTGGTTCTTGTGACACAGGGGCTTGGTCTGGGGATTGGTGCACAGATCATGGGCTGGTTGTTCAGTTCGCTCACCGAAGTGAACCCAGCGACTGAGGAATCGGTTACCAACTGGCAAATGCTTTGGTTGATTCCTTGTATCGCGTCGGGCATCGTCATGCTGGTGTTCGGACTGCTATTCAACGACAAGGTCGATACCGACGAAGAAGAGACTGGCTACGGAACGGACGAGGCTCCGGCCAACGAACCGTCCCACTAA
- a CDS encoding Flp family type IVb pilin has translation MQGLIQKVQNFLVSEDGPTAVEYAVMLALIVIVCLTAIQAIGTQANATFTKIGTDMQTANTTGGAL, from the coding sequence ATGCAAGGTCTCATCCAAAAAGTACAGAATTTCCTGGTATCGGAAGACGGTCCAACCGCGGTTGAATACGCCGTGATGTTGGCTCTGATCGTCATCGTATGTTTGACCGCTATTCAGGCGATCGGTACCCAGGCGAACGCTACGTTCACCAAGATTGGCACCGACATGCAGACCGCCAATACGACCGGTGGCGCGCTCTAA
- a CDS encoding prepilin peptidase, producing the protein MDLFVSLAEAIAEHWPVWVVTFTLILAAVIDGFELKVPNWITFPFVASGWIYSFCAFGWEGLGWSLVGTVIGLALLLPAYSIGGMGAGDVKLLAGVGAWMYGMHTFYAFCISAIVGAVLAVLMVAVQKGWKKHSNNARIILNEIMTIRDPNQLSSIAAERKPTMLLLPYGIPIAIGTIGYFIWMGLLV; encoded by the coding sequence ATGGATCTTTTTGTAAGCTTGGCAGAAGCAATTGCAGAACATTGGCCCGTTTGGGTCGTCACATTTACCCTGATTCTGGCCGCAGTCATCGACGGTTTTGAATTAAAGGTGCCAAACTGGATCACGTTCCCCTTCGTGGCAAGCGGCTGGATTTACAGCTTTTGCGCATTCGGATGGGAAGGTCTGGGCTGGAGTTTGGTGGGTACGGTCATTGGCTTGGCTCTTCTTTTGCCGGCCTATTCGATCGGCGGCATGGGAGCCGGCGACGTGAAACTTTTGGCGGGGGTTGGTGCCTGGATGTACGGCATGCACACCTTCTACGCCTTCTGCATCTCGGCCATCGTCGGTGCCGTGTTGGCAGTCTTGATGGTTGCTGTTCAGAAGGGTTGGAAGAAGCACTCCAACAACGCCCGGATCATCCTGAACGAGATCATGACGATTCGTGATCCGAATCAGTTGTCGAGCATCGCTGCCGAGCGAAAGCCGACGATGCTCCTCCTTCCTTACGGTATTCCGATCGCCATCGGAACCATTGGCTACTTCATCTGGATGGGACTGCTGGTATGA
- a CDS encoding TadE/TadG family type IV pilus assembly protein, with translation MNSTLRARHFRLDKTCRLFRFKRSGAAVVEFAIVAPLFFLLIFGMIEYGRMVMVQQVITNASREGARRAVLDGATTSGVVAAVDEFLDSAAVNSGAVDVIVSPDPPEDAGYGGAVTVTVSVPFSKVSWLPSPMYLGSTTLQAKTTMRRETVK, from the coding sequence ATGAACTCGACTTTGCGAGCTCGACATTTCCGCCTTGATAAGACATGCCGGTTATTCCGATTTAAACGATCAGGGGCAGCCGTGGTGGAATTTGCCATCGTGGCACCGCTCTTCTTCCTTCTGATTTTTGGAATGATCGAATACGGTCGGATGGTCATGGTGCAGCAGGTGATTACCAACGCTTCACGCGAAGGGGCTCGCCGAGCAGTCCTGGACGGTGCCACAACCTCAGGGGTTGTGGCTGCCGTGGATGAATTCCTTGATTCCGCAGCCGTCAACAGTGGGGCTGTGGATGTCATCGTTTCGCCCGATCCGCCGGAAGACGCCGGCTACGGCGGAGCGGTCACGGTCACCGTATCGGTTCCGTTTAGCAAAGTCAGTTGGTTGCCATCCCCTATGTACTTGGGGTCTACAACCCTGCAAGCAAAGACAACGATGCGTCGAGAGACAGTTAAGTAA
- the cpaB gene encoding Flp pilus assembly protein CpaB: MRPKSIILIIIALGCGLVASIGISQVLEQQTAAPVPQVEMENIFVALEDIDINEPITPEMVKLEPWPADKIPEGAIRELENVESRRPRSRLFTGEVILEGKLFGSDEDQGASKLIPKGYRVQAIRVTADSSVAGLILPGDRVDVLVYLQVVNQANRSQKKQMTRTILTNCRVFAVNEQIHRETDAQGNSIQAKTVSLLVTPKQAEILVLASKLGSLSLSLRPPDESGDDEAGTADEATIRELLGETLNADPQQDDDPAPQPQMTKKNPSSNSFLDFLKNSQAAMTSTTAKQTMPAPAKAEWTMDLLSPNGVRRFEFGDDQQLPQEVSAGSTPSGYNNPAPVPTQSAKLPMLPSGTTGQPTSSDEPTPTSDADSKTPTHEDGSMPADPDSDYGPDAA; this comes from the coding sequence ATGCGTCCTAAATCAATCATTCTGATCATCATCGCACTCGGGTGCGGGCTTGTCGCATCGATCGGCATTAGCCAAGTACTCGAGCAGCAGACGGCCGCGCCGGTACCTCAGGTCGAGATGGAAAACATCTTTGTCGCCCTCGAGGACATCGATATCAACGAGCCGATCACCCCCGAGATGGTCAAACTAGAACCGTGGCCCGCGGATAAGATTCCCGAAGGGGCCATTCGTGAACTCGAGAACGTCGAGAGCCGCCGGCCACGTTCGCGACTGTTTACCGGGGAAGTCATCCTCGAAGGTAAGCTGTTCGGATCGGACGAAGACCAAGGTGCCTCGAAACTGATTCCGAAAGGTTACCGCGTTCAAGCGATCCGCGTGACTGCCGACAGTTCGGTGGCGGGTTTGATCTTGCCGGGCGATCGCGTCGACGTGTTGGTTTACCTACAAGTGGTGAACCAGGCCAACCGAAGCCAGAAGAAGCAAATGACTCGAACGATTCTGACGAATTGCCGTGTGTTTGCTGTGAACGAACAAATCCATCGCGAAACCGATGCACAAGGTAACTCGATTCAAGCGAAGACGGTGTCGCTGTTGGTGACCCCGAAGCAGGCTGAAATCCTGGTGTTGGCATCGAAGCTGGGTAGCCTCAGCTTGTCGCTCCGTCCACCGGATGAATCGGGTGATGACGAAGCAGGCACCGCTGATGAAGCTACCATTCGCGAACTGCTGGGCGAAACGCTGAACGCCGATCCACAACAAGACGACGATCCAGCACCTCAGCCACAAATGACCAAGAAGAATCCATCAAGCAACAGCTTCCTGGACTTCCTGAAGAATTCGCAAGCCGCGATGACCTCCACGACGGCCAAGCAAACCATGCCTGCTCCTGCGAAAGCGGAATGGACCATGGACCTGCTGAGCCCCAATGGTGTGCGTCGTTTTGAGTTCGGAGACGATCAGCAGTTGCCGCAAGAAGTCAGCGCAGGCTCGACTCCTAGCGGGTACAACAACCCTGCTCCTGTCCCGACCCAATCGGCGAAGCTGCCGATGTTGCCTTCCGGCACCACAGGACAGCCGACTTCATCGGATGAACCCACGCCCACTTCGGACGCGGATTCAAAAACACCTACACACGAAGATGGTTCCATGCCAGCGGATCCAGATTCAGATTACGGACCGGACGCCGCCTAG
- a CDS encoding type II and III secretion system protein family protein, with amino-acid sequence MIIMQRFARHFVTTAALLAFAAIGGNAQAQNEAPDVNFQVASPNQRLEMIVNSSRIFTLDEKIPKAQVNNPDLLRLTPLSPNKIQVSALKPGVTQVNLWSEDGSIFTVDVIVIGDGRELQMLLESEFPNATIKVRPLASSVVLSGFVDRPDAVSRIVAMAEDYYPRVINNITVGGVQQVMLKTKVYEVSRTKLRTLGFDFAAYSGNDFFVSSISGIISSVAAQTGQISTNAADTVTFGVVGNNSSFFGFIEALRRNGLTKLLSEPTLTSVSGRPASFQSGGEVPIQVSSGLGTTSIQFKEYGTRVDFVPIVLGNGNIRLEIRPLVSELDYSVAVNGTPGLKTRWVDTSVEMKAGQTLALAGLIHEKIETESLGLPYLADIPWAGAAFRRDQDRRNEVELLIVVTPELIGALDPSEEPCAKPGTSSGLLNDTELYWRGYTEVPNCGPNGGAANYNGGMIGPTGPSAIEGELIQPGTPLMEVPAPTSAPAIEMGPAAMQGVHTPSGTRSQPVSISRPAPPTRPASELRPTTAPPAASAQPMGPMPAMIGPSGYDTLNF; translated from the coding sequence ATGATTATCATGCAACGCTTCGCGCGACATTTTGTCACGACTGCTGCTCTGTTGGCGTTTGCCGCGATTGGTGGCAACGCCCAGGCACAAAACGAGGCTCCGGACGTCAATTTTCAAGTCGCCTCGCCCAATCAGCGACTTGAAATGATCGTCAACTCAAGCCGCATCTTCACCTTGGATGAAAAGATCCCCAAGGCTCAGGTCAACAACCCGGACTTGTTGCGGTTGACGCCACTGTCGCCCAACAAGATTCAGGTTTCGGCCTTGAAACCAGGCGTCACGCAGGTGAATCTCTGGTCGGAAGATGGCAGCATCTTCACGGTCGACGTCATCGTGATCGGTGACGGACGCGAACTGCAAATGTTGTTGGAAAGTGAATTCCCCAACGCCACCATCAAGGTGCGTCCGTTGGCCAGCAGCGTGGTTCTTTCTGGTTTCGTCGATCGACCTGACGCGGTCAGCCGAATCGTCGCCATGGCCGAAGACTATTACCCACGTGTGATCAACAACATCACCGTTGGTGGCGTGCAGCAGGTAATGCTGAAGACCAAGGTTTACGAAGTTTCGCGTACGAAGCTGCGGACCCTCGGTTTCGACTTCGCAGCCTACAGTGGCAACGACTTCTTCGTGTCCAGCATCAGCGGCATCATCTCGAGCGTTGCCGCTCAGACCGGACAGATCAGCACCAACGCTGCCGATACGGTGACGTTTGGCGTGGTAGGCAACAACAGCTCGTTCTTCGGTTTCATCGAAGCATTGCGACGAAACGGTTTGACCAAGTTGCTGTCGGAACCAACCCTGACCTCGGTCAGCGGTCGTCCGGCCAGCTTCCAGTCGGGCGGTGAAGTGCCGATTCAGGTTTCGTCCGGTTTGGGTACGACCTCGATCCAGTTTAAAGAGTACGGTACCCGTGTCGACTTCGTGCCGATTGTCCTAGGAAATGGCAACATTCGCTTGGAAATCCGTCCATTGGTCAGCGAGCTAGACTACAGTGTCGCCGTCAACGGAACGCCCGGTTTGAAAACGCGTTGGGTCGATACCTCTGTCGAGATGAAAGCGGGGCAAACGCTTGCTCTGGCCGGTTTGATTCACGAAAAGATCGAAACGGAAAGCCTTGGTTTGCCTTACCTGGCCGACATTCCTTGGGCCGGTGCTGCTTTCCGCCGTGATCAAGATCGCCGCAACGAAGTGGAACTGCTGATCGTGGTGACGCCTGAGTTGATCGGTGCGTTAGATCCGAGCGAAGAGCCATGTGCAAAGCCAGGCACGTCGAGCGGTTTGCTCAACGACACGGAATTGTACTGGCGAGGTTACACCGAAGTTCCTAACTGTGGACCGAACGGTGGTGCGGCCAACTACAACGGGGGCATGATCGGTCCGACGGGCCCGAGTGCAATCGAAGGTGAGCTGATTCAGCCAGGTACACCGCTGATGGAAGTGCCCGCTCCGACTTCGGCACCAGCGATTGAGATGGGACCTGCCGCGATGCAGGGCGTTCATACGCCGTCAGGGACACGCAGCCAGCCTGTGTCGATTTCACGGCCGGCTCCGCCAACGCGACCCGCTTCGGAGTTGCGGCCAACCACAGCACCTCCGGCTGCGTCCGCCCAGCCAATGGGGCCAATGCCCGCAATGATTGGTCCATCTGGGTATGACACGCTCAATTTTTAA
- a CDS encoding response regulator, giving the protein MSNVLRVALVDPKDSSRETLKSTLLGMDIVWLEAECSRYEFFADVVGQTNPDIGIVAIDSDPDKAVRLIQEVHESTPDCSILVVSGSSDGQLILRAMRAGAKEFLTQPLSLEDLVSALERIGHQRFGKGNTKSRSCKVITVCGATGGVGATSLAVNLGCILASREENNVALIDLDLALGDSDVFLDTIPDYTLLDVAQNIKRLDFNLLKRSLTRHSSGLYLLPRPVQLQDEAPITPDDLTRVIGLMKATFTHLIIDTSKSYSSLDMVAMKEAQINLMTIQLDLPCLRNVVRLMMSFGEVDGLKEKTKVIVNRVGLDNGEISLKKAQETIGSEIYWQIPNEYRVMVEVRNNGVPLIEQAPRAGITQALVGLAESLSGDGSKKANAGKSGLGRWFGFLSSKNEKAAKSEESEASATE; this is encoded by the coding sequence ATGAGTAATGTATTACGAGTCGCCCTGGTCGATCCGAAGGACTCATCGCGAGAAACGTTAAAATCGACCCTTCTGGGGATGGATATCGTATGGCTCGAGGCGGAGTGTTCGCGGTATGAATTCTTCGCCGATGTGGTAGGTCAGACGAATCCCGACATCGGGATCGTGGCAATCGACTCCGATCCCGATAAAGCAGTTCGCTTGATCCAAGAGGTTCACGAGAGCACGCCAGATTGCAGCATTCTGGTCGTTAGTGGTTCGAGCGACGGACAACTGATTCTTCGCGCGATGCGTGCCGGAGCGAAAGAGTTCCTGACGCAGCCGCTGAGCTTGGAAGATTTGGTCAGTGCCCTGGAGCGTATTGGGCACCAGCGTTTCGGCAAGGGAAACACCAAGTCTCGCAGCTGTAAGGTGATCACCGTTTGCGGCGCAACCGGTGGCGTCGGCGCGACCAGCTTGGCCGTGAATCTCGGCTGTATTCTGGCGAGCCGTGAAGAGAATAATGTCGCGCTGATCGATCTCGACTTGGCGTTGGGGGACAGCGACGTCTTCCTCGATACCATTCCTGATTACACGCTATTGGACGTTGCCCAAAATATTAAGCGTCTTGACTTCAATTTGCTGAAGCGATCGCTCACTCGACACAGCAGCGGGTTGTACTTGTTGCCACGACCTGTGCAGCTGCAAGACGAAGCACCGATCACGCCCGATGACTTGACCCGTGTGATTGGCCTGATGAAAGCCACCTTCACGCATTTGATCATCGACACATCGAAGTCGTATTCGTCGCTCGATATGGTGGCGATGAAAGAAGCTCAGATCAACTTAATGACGATTCAGCTTGACTTACCATGTCTGCGTAACGTCGTCCGCTTGATGATGAGCTTTGGTGAAGTCGATGGCCTGAAAGAGAAGACCAAGGTCATCGTCAACCGCGTCGGTCTCGACAACGGCGAGATCAGTTTGAAGAAAGCGCAAGAGACGATCGGCAGCGAGATCTATTGGCAGATTCCGAACGAGTACCGAGTGATGGTCGAAGTTCGCAATAACGGTGTGCCGTTGATCGAGCAAGCTCCGCGCGCAGGAATTACGCAAGCCCTCGTCGGTTTAGCCGAGTCGCTTTCTGGCGATGGCTCGAAGAAGGCGAACGCTGGCAAATCGGGCCTTGGCCGCTGGTTTGGTTTCCTGTCGTCAAAGAACGAAAAAGCCGCTAAGTCGGAAGAATCTGAAGCGTCGGCAACCGAGTAG